The following is a genomic window from Verrucomicrobiia bacterium.
ACCTCGAACACCACGGCGACCGTGACGGTTAATGCCACAGCCACACTGGCGTCTCGAACCACACCGAGCCTGGGGACATTTACCTTCTCGCGCGGCGGGGATCTCACGGCCAATCTGCCGCTGCAATATGCCCTGGGCGGCACAGCCGTCAGCGGACTCGATTACCAGGTATCCGCCCCGGGGGTGACCATCCCGGCGGGGGCGTCCTCGACGACCCTGAACATCGTTCCGCTGATTTCCAGCAACTTCATTGCAGGCCGCAGCGTCATCCTCACGCTGGCATCCAACGCCTCTTATGCCATAGGCGCCCCTGGCTCGGCCACCCTCGCGGTGGGCGGCAATACCATGCCGCTGGCCTTGAGCCTCTCCCCGAGCGGCGCGACCCTCTCCTGGAACAGCGCCTCGGCAAAAAGCTATCAGGTCTCCTACAAAAATAACCTGACCGACCCAACCTGGACCACCGCCGGCCAAATCACCGCCACCGCCGGCACCAGCTCGTGGGTCGATCCCAGCGCCCTGAAAACCAACCAGCGCTTTTATCTCGTGGCCCAGGTGGATTAGGAAAGAGAGATGCTCTTTGAATCCACTTGACGGGAGCCGATGTAACCGCCGATAAGCGCAGCTATCGGTTTAAGGCGCTGCACAGTCGGGTCCGCCTGAACTCCGAAATTCTCCAGCGCCGTTGCTCCGAGAAGATAAAGCGAACCGGTGGGAGCGAAGACAACCGGGCAGGTCAACGTCTCTTCCAGTTCGGGCAAGGACAGCAGCGCTTCGCCCAGTAAACGGCGGTCACGGCGTCCGTCCGCGAGGACCAAGTCGCGACTGCGAAGCGGCTTTAAACCAATACCGGCAAGCCGGTCTTCGGGCACAAAGGTGTACGATGCTCCCGTATCTACCCAGAACCGCTTTTGGATGTCCTTTCGGTCTGACCATGCCCGCCCAATTCAATGCCACTGGGCGTGGGAGTGGAATCTGACGCAAGGTGCGGCCTAAATGCGCCAGAGGACTGGCGCAGTCCACGACGCTTCGCGCGGAAAGGCGCCGGAAGGCGCGCCAGCGTCTTGGACTGCGGTAGTCCTCTCCCTGCCAACCTTGGTGCTTGCTGCGCCCGGGCCGGGGCACTCCTTTTACCCTTTTACCCATAGGTTCTCAGGTTCCATTCTTCGACCAATTCCTTGGAGATTTCCCCCAGGAAACGGGAAGGGTGCTGCATCATGTCGCCGCTGGCGCCGTAACTGGCGCGAATCAACGGGTAGCTCAGGTACAACTCGTTGCGCGCCCGCGTCGTTGCCACATACATGAGCCGCCGTTCCTCCTCCTCGCCTTCGGGCGTTTCAAGCGAGCGCGCCGAGGGGAAAAGGCCATCGCACAACATAATAACAAACACCACGTCGAATTCGAGGCCCTTTGACTGGTGAATCGTCGAGAGGCGCAGCAGTTCGTCGTCGCGTTTGGCAGGCTGCTCGTCCTCTGCTTCGAGGTTGCTCAGCAAGGCAAGCTGAGTCAGGAACTCTTCGAGCGTGGCGAACTGCAAGGCAAAGACGGCTAATTGTTCGAGGTCATCGAGACGCGCGCGATGGTTGGCGTAGTTTTCTTCGAGGTATTCGTCGTAACCGGCCTCGATGACGAGGTGAATCATCTTCGAGGCATTGCCATGAACCGGCTTGGACTCAAGCTGGGCAATGGTGGCAACGAACTGGGCCCAGGCGACTGCGGCTTTTTTTGGAACGGCGCCGGCACATCGTTGCAAGCGTTGGGCAAGAGGGGCGTGAGGCGCCGGGCCGGCCTGGCCCTTTGAAGCCTCGTTCGCGGCAACGGGGGCGCTCCCCTGCGCTGCACCGTTGCCGGCCTTGGCGCGCCTGGCCGCTGGCTGGGACGCGGCCTGGTTTAACGCCGGAACGGGGGTTTGGGCGGGCTCCGTTGGAGCTGGTTGGCTGGTGGCAAAGAACTCCTTCCACAGTCTATCGCCCCCTTTGGCCCCGATACCGGGCAAGAGCTGAACCAGTCGTTTGAAGGCGAGTTCATCGCGAGGATTGACGATCAATTTGAGAAAGGCAGTGACATCTTTGATATGCGCCTGTTCGAAAAACCGGATGCCGCTGGTGATGCTGAAGGGGATATTGTGCCGGGTCAGTTCGAGTTGCAGTTCGAGGGCATGAAAATGCGAGCGGTAGAGGACAGCCATTTTATTTAAATCCACGCCTTCTTCGCGCAGTTCGAGGACGCGTTGGGCAACGAAGAGGGCCTGTTGCGCGGCATCGTTGCAGGCTACAACGACCGGCTTTGGCCCGGTCGTGCGGGCGGGGGCGAGCTGTTTGGCGAACTGTTGCGTATTGGCGGCGATGGCGGCGTTGGCCACATCCAGGATTTCCGGCGTGCTGCGGTAATTGGTTTCGATCTTGAACAGGGCTGCGCCGGGGTAGCGTTCGGGGAACTTGAGGATGTTTTGGTAGTTGGCGCCGCGCCAGGCATAGATGGACTGGGCATCATCGCCCACGACCATGACATTGCGGTGGCGTTCGGCCAGAAGATCGATCAGGTCGCTCTGGAGCTTGTTAGTGTCCTGGTACTCATCCACGAGGATGAATTGGAAACGGCGCTGGTACTGCTCGCGGACGTCGGGCTGCTCACGAAGGAGCTTGAGCCAAAGGGCCAGCAGATCATCGAAATCCATGGCGTTCGTGGCCCGTTTGCGCCCGGCGTAGCGTTGGTGCAGCCCGGCGATGGGCCCAGCCAGATTCGAAAAATGGCCGTATTCTTCGTTGAGGATTTGGTCGATGCTTTTTTGTTTGTTGACCGCCAGCGAGAAAATCTCCTCGACGACTTCGGGTTTAGGGAAGCGTGTGGCTTTTGCGTCAATGCCGGCTTCGGCGATGCAGGCCGCCACGAGGTGTTTGGCGTCTTCGCGGTCGAGAATCGAGAAATCGCGCTGGTACCCCAAGAGCGGCGCGTGCTGGCGCAGGACGCGGTTGCCGATGGCGTGGAAAGTGCCTCCCCAAAGGGCGACGAGTTCCTGGCCGAGCAAGTCGGCGACGCGGCGCATCATTTCTTTGGCGGCTTTATTGGTGAAGGTCAGCAGCAGGATGCGCTCAGCAGGAATCCCTTGCTCAAGCAGGAATGCGACGCGGTAAATCAGGGTTCTGGTCTTGCCCGAGCCGGCTCCGGCAATGACCAGCGAGGGA
Proteins encoded in this region:
- a CDS encoding ATP-dependent helicase, coding for MSRDYILQPFRAPLHLQIDYARELNPQQLAAVTAPPGPSLVIAGAGSGKTRTLIYRVAFLLEQGIPAERILLLTFTNKAAKEMMRRVADLLGQELVALWGGTFHAIGNRVLRQHAPLLGYQRDFSILDREDAKHLVAACIAEAGIDAKATRFPKPEVVEEIFSLAVNKQKSIDQILNEEYGHFSNLAGPIAGLHQRYAGRKRATNAMDFDDLLALWLKLLREQPDVREQYQRRFQFILVDEYQDTNKLQSDLIDLLAERHRNVMVVGDDAQSIYAWRGANYQNILKFPERYPGAALFKIETNYRSTPEILDVANAAIAANTQQFAKQLAPARTTGPKPVVVACNDAAQQALFVAQRVLELREEGVDLNKMAVLYRSHFHALELQLELTRHNIPFSITSGIRFFEQAHIKDVTAFLKLIVNPRDELAFKRLVQLLPGIGAKGGDRLWKEFFATSQPAPTEPAQTPVPALNQAASQPAARRAKAGNGAAQGSAPVAANEASKGQAGPAPHAPLAQRLQRCAGAVPKKAAVAWAQFVATIAQLESKPVHGNASKMIHLVIEAGYDEYLEENYANHRARLDDLEQLAVFALQFATLEEFLTQLALLSNLEAEDEQPAKRDDELLRLSTIHQSKGLEFDVVFVIMLCDGLFPSARSLETPEGEEEERRLMYVATTRARNELYLSYPLIRASYGASGDMMQHPSRFLGEISKELVEEWNLRTYG